From Zingiber officinale cultivar Zhangliang chromosome 5B, Zo_v1.1, whole genome shotgun sequence, the proteins below share one genomic window:
- the LOC121986897 gene encoding ATP-dependent Clp protease proteolytic subunit-like yields the protein MSCAWRQLALYRYLHPSVERAAAGPRSFSDEIFSRLFNQRIVCINGPISDDTASVVIGQLLFLQSESSHDPIRLRINSPGGTITAGLAIYDTVRYISTPISTLCIGQATSIASLLLAAGTPGKRYALPHSRIMIHQPTGEPFDKATGIAMHAKEILKLRECVNKIYSYHTGQTIRQMEQCMDRDMFMFPDEAKEFGLIDRVIVPLLMLEQRELLTGVLLEPNEVPTEPNPLAEILPTEIMLSSINGTTNQTTTHLTT from the exons ATGTCGTGCGCGTGGCGCCAACTAGCCCTCTACAGGTACCTTCACCCGTCCGTAGAGCGAGCCGCTGCTGGTCCCCGCTCCTTCAGCGATGAAATCTTCTCGCGCCTATTCAATCAGCGTATTGTTTGCATCAATGGCCCTATCTCCGACGACACGGCTTCTGTCGTCATCGGCCAGCTTCTATTCCTCCAGAGCGAATCCTCCCATGATCCCATCCGCCTCCGCATTAACTCCCCTGGGGGTACCATCACTGCCGGCCTCGCTATTTATGATACCGTGCGGTACATCAGCACCCCGATCTCCACTCTCTGTATAGGCCAGGCCACCTCCATAGCGTCGCTACTCCTTGCGGCTGGCACCCCTGGCAAGCGCTACGCCCTCCCCCATTCCCGTATCATGATCCACCAGCCAACTGGTGAGCCCTTCGACAAGGCCACGGGCATTGCCATGCATGCCAAGGAGATTCTCAAACTCCGTGAGTGCGTCAACAAGATCTATAGCTACCACACGGGGCAAACTATCCGGCAAATGGAGCAGTGCATGGATCGTGACATGTTCATGTTCCCTGATGAGGCCAAGGAATTCGGACTGATCGACAGGGTAattgtt cccctcTTGATGCTGGAACAAAGGGAACTGCTCACTGGAGTGCTGCTAGAACCAAACGAAGTCCCCACGGAACCAAATCCCCTTGCTGAAATCCTTCCCACTGAGATCATGTTGAGTTCAATAAATGGAACCACAAATCAAACCACAACCCACCTGACCACCTAA